In the Acidobacteriota bacterium genome, one interval contains:
- a CDS encoding nucleotidyltransferase family protein, translating to MSDFKQIGILILAAGASRRLGHPKQLLPIGSQNLLQHTVECALGTGAHPVLVVLGAQAEAIKPTLNAYAIHVVENPTWEEGMGASIRTGIAALSQLGSVDAVVIAPCDQPFLSTQFLSDLITTFFRTRKNIIASQYADTVGIPALFTSSFFPLLLALGGDTGAKKIIQANLDQTILIPFAGGSLDIDTPEDAIRFLKNEDLRMKNEE from the coding sequence GTGAGTGATTTCAAACAGATTGGAATTTTGATTTTGGCTGCCGGCGCGTCGCGACGTTTGGGACACCCCAAACAATTGCTACCGATTGGCAGCCAAAATTTGCTTCAGCATACAGTGGAATGCGCCCTCGGTACTGGCGCCCACCCCGTGCTGGTTGTGCTTGGGGCTCAGGCCGAAGCCATCAAACCAACGTTGAATGCCTATGCCATCCACGTGGTGGAGAATCCCACCTGGGAAGAAGGCATGGGCGCTTCGATCCGGACCGGGATTGCCGCACTTTCACAACTTGGGTCGGTTGACGCTGTCGTCATTGCTCCCTGTGACCAGCCGTTTTTATCAACACAGTTTCTTTCAGACCTGATCACCACGTTTTTTCGCACTCGAAAAAACATTATTGCCTCACAGTATGCCGACACTGTGGGCATTCCAGCCTTGTTTACCTCTTCTTTTTTTCCCCTCCTTCTGGCACTTGGCGGTGATACAGGTGCCAAAAAGATCATCCAGGCCAATCTTGATCAAACTATTCTGATTCCATTTGCTGGGGGAAGTCTTGATATTGACACCCCTGAGGATGCAATCCGTTTCTTGAAGAATGAAGACTTGAGAATGAAGAATGAAGAATGA
- the bioA gene encoding adenosylmethionine--8-amino-7-oxononanoate transaminase, producing MTPKQTPVLSVQHLRARAEHLQQLDKAHLWHPFTQMKEWDATHPLIIERGEGCYLFDVEGSKYLDGVSSLWTNVHGHHVTEIDQAIREQLDRVAHSTLLGLSNVPAIELAAKLAELAPGQLNKVFYSDSGSTAVEIALKIAFQYWQQRSDPRPQKTRFLHVRESYHGDTLGSVSVGGIELFHQLYRPLLFDAFRVSVPQDNQAHEVEAILKAHAHEIAAFVLEPLMMGAAGMLTHPTGFLKRVRELCDEYEVLLICDEVATGFGRTGTMFACEQEHVVPDILCLAKGLTGGYLPLAATITTDEVYRAFWDDYAAFKTFFHGHTYTGNPLACVAALTNLELFEKNNVLAHVNHMAAHFARRLESVAQLPHVGDIRQRGLMIGIELTDNKATGNPYPVELKMGYQVTDRCRDFGLILRPLGNVVVAMPPLAISAEQIDFLVDVLLKVIPEITGE from the coding sequence ATGACCCCCAAACAGACTCCGGTTCTTTCTGTACAACACCTTCGTGCTCGGGCGGAGCACCTCCAACAACTCGACAAAGCCCATCTCTGGCATCCATTTACCCAAATGAAGGAATGGGATGCCACTCATCCGCTCATCATCGAACGCGGTGAAGGGTGCTATCTCTTTGATGTCGAAGGCAGCAAATACCTGGATGGCGTGAGCAGTCTGTGGACCAATGTCCATGGTCACCACGTGACTGAAATTGATCAGGCCATCCGTGAGCAACTTGACCGGGTGGCCCACTCAACCTTGCTTGGCCTCTCCAACGTTCCGGCAATTGAATTGGCGGCCAAACTGGCTGAGCTGGCGCCAGGTCAACTCAACAAAGTTTTTTATTCTGATTCTGGGTCCACGGCGGTTGAAATCGCCCTGAAAATTGCTTTCCAGTACTGGCAGCAACGATCTGACCCACGCCCCCAGAAAACCAGATTTCTGCACGTTAGAGAGTCGTATCACGGAGACACTCTTGGTTCGGTCTCGGTCGGAGGGATTGAATTATTCCACCAGTTGTATCGTCCGTTGCTGTTTGACGCTTTTCGCGTTTCTGTTCCCCAAGACAACCAGGCCCACGAGGTTGAAGCCATTCTCAAGGCGCATGCTCATGAAATTGCTGCGTTTGTGCTGGAACCGCTGATGATGGGAGCGGCTGGAATGCTCACGCACCCAACCGGCTTCCTCAAACGTGTGCGTGAATTATGTGATGAATATGAAGTTTTATTGATCTGTGATGAAGTTGCGACCGGGTTTGGTCGGACCGGGACGATGTTTGCCTGTGAACAGGAACACGTTGTCCCTGACATTTTATGCCTTGCCAAAGGTTTAACCGGAGGGTACCTGCCGCTGGCGGCAACCATCACCACTGATGAAGTCTATCGTGCGTTTTGGGATGATTACGCCGCCTTTAAAACATTCTTTCACGGGCATACTTACACTGGAAATCCGCTTGCCTGTGTTGCAGCGCTGACAAACCTGGAACTCTTTGAAAAAAACAATGTTCTCGCCCACGTCAATCATATGGCCGCCCATTTTGCCCGACGGCTGGAATCGGTGGCACAGTTGCCCCACGTTGGTGATATCCGTCAGCGTGGGCTGATGATTGGAATTGAACTGACCGACAATAAAGCCACTGGGAACCCCTATCCGGTAGAACTCAAAATGGGCTATCAAGTGACGGACCGCTGTCGTGATTTTGGGCTGATTTTGCGTCCGCTGGGAAATGTCGTGGTGGCCATGCCCCCGCTGGCGATTTCAGCCGAACAAATTGATTTTCTGGTGGATGTATTGCTCAAAGTCATTCCGGAAATCACTGGCGAATAG